A region of the Variovorax sp. 54 genome:
CGTGCCGCAGATACCCAGAATATGAATGTGCATCGGCCAATTCTAGGGAGGCGCTGCAGGTGCTCCGGCCGCTTCGCCCCGGGCGCCGTACTGATGTTCATGTGAGGGACGCTCGCAGCGGGCAGAATGCCCCGATGGACACGTCCAAGCGTGAGATCGCCGCCGTTGCCGCCCGACTCGTGGTCGAGGAGGGGCTCGAGTACGGCCCGGCCAAGCGCCGGGCGCTGCGTGAACTCGGCCTCCCGACGCGCACCGCGCTGCCCAACAACGACGAGGTCGAGGCCGAGGTGCGCGACTACATCGCGCTCTTCTGCGCCGACACCCAACCCCAGGAACTGCACGCACTGCGTCTGCTCGCGCTCGAATGGATGGAGCGCATGGTCGTGTTCCGGCCGCATGTGGGTGGCGCCGTCTGGCATGGCACGGCCACACGTTTGTCAGACATTTATATTCAATTGTTCTGCGATGATTCCAAGTCGGCCGAAATCGCCCTGATCGATCACCACGTGGACTACGAGCCGCGCATGGTGACCGGCTTCCATGGCGAGCAGGTCGAAGCCCTCAGCGTCCACGCGCCGAGCCGGGCGCTGGGCGAGGAAATCGGGGTCCACCTGCTGGTGTACGACCTCGACGACCTGCGCGGCGCCCTCAAGCCCGACGCCCAGGGGCGCGCGCCGCGCGGCGACCTGAACGCGCTGCGCCGACGCATTGAACAAGTAAAGGACCAGTGAATGACTTCAACGCCCACACGACGCGGCATGCTGTATGCCGGCGTGGCGGCAGTCGCTGCCGCGGCCGGCGTGGCCGGCGCCTGGTGGCGGGAGCGCAATGACAGCGGCGTCGCGGCCAGCGGCGGCGAAAAGCTCGATGCAGCCATGTTCTGGGACCAGCGCTTCGAGCGCCCCGAGGGCGGCGAGCTGGCCCTGACGAGCCTGCGCGGCAAGCCCCTGCTGCTCAACTTCTGGGCCACGTGGTGCCCGCCCTGCGTCGAAGAAATGCCGATGATCGACGCCTTTTTCCGCGAACATGGTGCCAACGGATGGCAAGTGGTGGGATTGGCCATCGATCAGCCCAGTGCCGTGCGCAAGTTCCTGCAGCGCACGCCGGTCACCTACCCGACCGCATTGGCCGGGTTGCAGGGCATGGAACTGGTCAAGAATCTGGGTAACACTGGGGGCGGCCTGCCGTTCACCTTGGTACTCCACGGCGACGGTTCGGTACTGGCTCGTAAAATGGGCAAGCTTGAAACCACCGACCTGGACGCTTGGCGACGCCAACTTGTTCACGGTTAGAATTTAAATACACAAGCTGGCGTTAGACGCCAAACGCCGAAAATCGACGGTTTTCGGTCAAGTTCTTTCCTAAAGACCGGCAAAGCTGGCACTGGAGTCCCATGGATCTGCGCAAACTCAAGACACTGATCGATCTGGTGTCCGAATCGAATATTTCCGAACTGGAAATCACCGAAACCGAAGGCAAGGTCCGCATCGTCAAGGGTGGCGGTGCCGCCCCCGTGCAGTACGTGCAGACCCTGGCCGCCGCGCCCGCCGTGGCAGCGCCCGCCGTTGCTGGTGCCGCTCCGGCCGCCGCGGCCCCCGCCGTTGAGGCTGCTCCGAGCGGCCATGCCGTCAAGTCGCCGATGGTCGGCACCTTCTACCGTTCGTCCAGCCCGGGTGCTGCGGCCTTCGTCGAAGTCGGCAGCAAGGTGAACGAGGGCGACACGGTCTGCATCATCGAGGCGATGAAGATCCTCAACGAAATCGAGGCCGACAAGTCCGGCACGATCACGCAGATCCTCGGCGAAAACGGCCAGGCGGTCGAATACGGCCAGCCGCTGTTCATCATCGAGTAAGCATGTTCAAGAAGATTCTGGTCGCCAATCGCGGCGAGATTGCCCTTCGGATCCAGCGTGCCTGCAGCGAGATGGGCATCAAGGCCGTGATGGTCTATTCCGAGGCTGATCGCGACGCCAAGTACGTCAAGCTGGCACAGGAAGCCGTCTGCATCGGCCCCGCGCCGTCGGGCCTGAGCTACCTCAACATGCCGGCCATCATCTCGGCCGCCGAGGTGACCGACGCCGAAGCCATCCACCCCGGCTACGGTTTCCTCAGCGAGAACGCCAATTTCGCCGAACGCGTGGAGCAAAGCGGCTTCCAGTTCATCGGCCCAACGCCCGACAACATCCGCACGATGGGTGACAAGGTCTCGGCCAAGCAGGCCATGATCAAGGCCGGCGTGCCCTGCGTGCCCGGCTCGGAAGGCGAACTGTCCGACGACGCTGCCACCAACAAGCGCATCGCCCGTGCGATCGGCTACCCGGTCATCATTAAGGCGGCAGGCGGCGGCGGTGGTCGCGGCATGCGCGTGGTGCACACCGAGGCGGCACTGGTCAATGCGATCCAGATGACCAAGGCGGAAGCCGGCGCGGCCTTCAACAACCCGGCCGTGTACATGGAGAAGTTTCTCCAGAACCCGCGCCACATCGAAATCCAGATCCTCGCGGACAAGCACAAGAACGCCGTCTACCTGGGCGAGCGCGACTGCTCCATGCAGCGCCGCCACCAGAAGGTGATCGAGGAATCGCCGGCCCCCGGCATTCCGCGCAAGCTGATCGAGAAGATCGGCGAGCGTTGTGCAGCGGCCTGCAAGAAGATCGGCTACCGCGGCGCCGGCACCTTCGAGTTCCTGTACGAGAACGGTGAGTTCTACTTCATCGAGATGAACACGCGCGTGCAGGTGGAGCATCCGGTCACGGAGTTCACCACCGGCATCGACATCGTGAAGACGCAGATCATGGTCGCCGCCGGCGAGAAGCTGCCGTTCACGCAGCGCCAGATCGAGATGCGCGGCCACGCCATCGAAGTGCGCATCAACGCCGAAGACCCGTGGAAGTTCACGCCGTCGCCGGGCCGCATCACCATGTGGCACCCGCCGGGTGGCCCGGGCGTTCGCGTCGACTCGCACGTGTACACCAACTACTTCGTGCCCCCGAACTACGACTCGATGATCGGCAAGATCATCGTGTACGGCGACACCCGCGAACAGGCGATGGCGCGCATGCGCACGGCGCTGAACGAGACCGTGATCGAAGGCATTCAGACCAACATGCCGTTGCACCGCGAGCTGATGGTCGACGCCAAGTTCATGAGCGGCGGCACCAACATCCATTACCTCGAAGAGTGGCTCGCAGCGCACAAGCGCTGAGTCCACGCGCGAAAACGCCCTGTATGTTTGAACTCCGCCTGATGGCGCCGGAAGACCGGGTCGAATGGCTCGGCGATGCACTCGACGCACTCGATGCGCTGAGCGTGTCGGTCGAAGACGCCGACGCGCAAACCGATGCCGAGCAGGCCCTGTTCGGCGAGCCCGGCATGCCGCCGCCCAAGGAGGGCTGGCAGCGTTCGCGCGTGATCGCGCTGTTCCCCGATGAAGCTGCTGCCAACGAGGCGGCTTCGGTGCTCGCGCTGCAAGACCTCTTCGGCGGTTGCGCGGTGCTCGGCGTGGGGCCGGTGCCCGATCAAGACTGGGTGCGGCTCACGCAATCGCAGTTCGCACCGGTCGAGATCACGCCCGAGTTCTGGATCGTGCCCACCTGGCACGAACCGCCCGCGCAGGCCAAGCAGGTGATCCGGCTCGACCCGGGTCTGGCCTTCGGCACGGGCACGCACCCGACCACGCGCATGTGCCTGCGCTGGATCGCAACGCAAGGCGAGGGCGCGTTTGCCGACCAGCGCGTGCTCGACTACGGCTGCGGCTCCGGCATCCTGGCCATCGGCGCGGCGAAGTTCGGCGCGCGCACCATCGACGCCGTCGACATCGACGAGGCCGCGGTCTCCTCGACCCGCCTCAACGCCGAGGCCAACAGCGTGCAACTGAACGCCGGCCTGCCCGAAGCGGCCCAGGGCGAGTACCAGACGGTGCTCGCCAACATCCTTGCGACGCCGCTCAAGGTGCTGGCGCCGCTGCTGCGCAGCCACGTGGCCACCGGTGGTTCGCTGGTGCTGGCCGGCATCCTCGAGCGCCAGGCCGACGAGCTGAAGGCGGCCTATGCGCCGTACGCCGCGCTCGAAGTCAGCGACACCGAGGACGGCTGGATCCTCATGACCGCGCGCTGCTGAAGCGCGCGGCCGGGCGCTCGCGCTGCGGGCGCCCCGGGTGCTCGCCTGCACGGCGAGGGCCCAACCCTACAATCGCCCGGTCATGAGCCTCGTCACGCGTTGCCCCGCCTGCACCACCACCTTCAAGGTGGTGCGCGACCAGCTTCGCATCTCGGACGGTTGGGTGCGCTGCGGCCGCTGCAGCCATGTGTTCGATGCAACGCTCGACCTGCAGGATGCGCCTGATGGCGCCGTGTCCGCGCCTGCCGCGCCGGCACCTTCGCCGATGGCTTCGATGGCCGCACTGGTGGCGTCTTTCGACGATGCGCGCATCGACCTGACGGCCGTGCGACCCGCTGTCGAGGAAGCGGACTTCCTCGATGACGAACCCGAGTCCCAGGCGTCGCCGCCGGCCCCTCAGGAGGAAGCTGGCCTCTCGACTGCGGCCGTCAACGCCGCGGCGGCCGTCTCTCCGCTGCCTTTCTCGCTGACGCTGCCCGAGCATGGCCTCGCTGCAGACGAGCCCTGGTCCGACCTCGACACCACCGAACCTGCATGGCGTCCGCCCGCGAGTTCGCTGCCGCCGTTTCCGAACATCGACCTGAACCTCGGCGCACCACCACCCGCATCGCCGTCGCCTGCGCCGCCGTTGCCCAACCTGCCGCGCAGCACCGCGCTGCGCGGGTTGGTCGCAGCGACCGGTGAGAACGACGATGGCGCGGCTGGAGAGCGCGAGCAGGAAGAAAAAGACCACGACCAGCTTTTGATCCAGAAGGCGCTGCGCCGTGCGCGCGCCAAGTCGGCCAAGATCGCGAACGCCAAAGCCCGCGACGCGCAACACGAAGAGGCCGTCGCGCCGCTGCCGGGCCCAGGCATCCGCGCCGAAGGCGAACCGGACTTCTCGCTCTCCGCGGCCTTCGAGGCGCCCGAGGATCACCCCTTCGCCGAAGAAGACGAGCCCGTTGAAAAGCCTCTTGGCTTCTGGCAGCGCAAGGGCGTGCGTCGTCTGCTCGTGGTGCTGGCCGTGCTCGCGGCCCTGGTCCTCCTCGTGCAGGTCGTTCGCCACGAACGGGACGGCATCGTGGCGCGCCAGCCGAACCTGCGGCCAGCCCTGTCGGCGCTGTGCCAGTACACCGGCTGCGAGCTCGCGGCGCTGCGCCAGATCGGCGACATCGTGATCGAAGGCGCGGCCTTCGCGCGCGAGAAGAGCGGCGGCAACGACTACCGGTTGAGCTTCACCTTGCGCAATGCCGCGACCGTACCGCTTGCCATGCCGGCCATCGAGCTGTCGCTGCTCGACACGCAGGAACAAGCGGTTGTGCGGCGCGTGCTGACGCCCACGGACTACGGCGCGCCGGGCGTGCTGGCGGCGCGTGCCGACCGCGCGGCTTCGCTGCCGCTGACCTTGTCGGCCAACGAAGCGGCGGCGCTGCCCCCGATCGCGGGTTACCGCGTCGAAGCTTTCTATCCCTGAGCGGAGCGCCGACACGCGCGCCGTTCTTTCCTTTCTCATCCAACCTACGGTCCACCCATGGCAGCAGTGATTTGCGGTTCCCTCGCGTTCGACACCATCATGACTTTCGAGGGCCGGTTCGCCGACCAGATCCTGCCGGACCAGCTGCACATCCTGAATGTGTCGTTCCTGGTGCCGGGCCTGCGTCGTGACTTCGGCGGCTGCGCCGGCAACATCGCCTACAGCCTCAACGCACTCGGCGGCACAGCGCTGCCGATGGCCACGCTGGGCAGCGACGGCGCCGACTATGCCGAGCGCATGCGCACGCTGGGTATCAGCACGGAGTTCGTGCGTCAGCTCGACGGCACGTTCACCGCGCAGGCGATGATCATGAACGACACGGACAACAATCAGATCACGGCGTTCCACCCCGGCGCGATGCAGCAGGCGCACGTCACGAAGGTGGTGGCGCGCGAAGACATCAAGCTCGGCATCATCGCGCCCGACGGCCGCGACGCGATGCTGCAGCACGCCGAGCAGTTCGCCGCCGCCGGCATTCCCTTCGTGTTCGATCCGGGCCAGGGCCTGCCGATGTTCGACGGCGACGCGCTGCGTCACTTCATCGAGCTTGCGAGCTGGGTCGTGGTCAACGACTACGAAGGCAAGATGCTGTCGCAGCGCACCGGCTGGAGCCTGGCCGAGATCTCGCAACGCGTGCGCGGCCTCGTGGTCACGCTGGCTGCTGAGGGCTGCGAGGTGTGGACGAAGGGTGAACGCGAGCACGTGCCCGGCGTGACACCCACGGCGGTCATCGAGCCCACGGGTTGCGGCGACGCATGGCGCGGCGGCCTGCTGTACGGCCTGGAAAAGGAATGGCCACTGGCGCGCTGCGCAGCGCTCGGTAACCACATCGGTGCGCTCAAGATCGCGCAACGCGGACCGCAGAACTACCAGATCGATCGCGCGGCGCTCGACCTGTGATTCGCTGACTGGCCCGCATCGCTTCGGCGATGCGGCCACAGCGGGCGCCCATGAAAAAAGCCCGGCACCTTGCGGTACCGGGCTCTATGCCTTTCAGGGCCGCTGAGAATTCACTCAGGGCTTGCTGGCCGTCGGAAACGGCCAGGCTGCCTGGGGATTCAGCGTCGTTTGCGCCGCAGGGGCAGGCGCTACGGCAGCCTTCGCAGGCGCGGCGGCCTTCTT
Encoded here:
- a CDS encoding carbohydrate kinase family protein — encoded protein: MAAVICGSLAFDTIMTFEGRFADQILPDQLHILNVSFLVPGLRRDFGGCAGNIAYSLNALGGTALPMATLGSDGADYAERMRTLGISTEFVRQLDGTFTAQAMIMNDTDNNQITAFHPGAMQQAHVTKVVAREDIKLGIIAPDGRDAMLQHAEQFAAAGIPFVFDPGQGLPMFDGDALRHFIELASWVVVNDYEGKMLSQRTGWSLAEISQRVRGLVVTLAAEGCEVWTKGEREHVPGVTPTAVIEPTGCGDAWRGGLLYGLEKEWPLARCAALGNHIGALKIAQRGPQNYQIDRAALDL
- a CDS encoding zinc-ribbon and DUF3426 domain-containing protein, which encodes MSLVTRCPACTTTFKVVRDQLRISDGWVRCGRCSHVFDATLDLQDAPDGAVSAPAAPAPSPMASMAALVASFDDARIDLTAVRPAVEEADFLDDEPESQASPPAPQEEAGLSTAAVNAAAAVSPLPFSLTLPEHGLAADEPWSDLDTTEPAWRPPASSLPPFPNIDLNLGAPPPASPSPAPPLPNLPRSTALRGLVAATGENDDGAAGEREQEEKDHDQLLIQKALRRARAKSAKIANAKARDAQHEEAVAPLPGPGIRAEGEPDFSLSAAFEAPEDHPFAEEDEPVEKPLGFWQRKGVRRLLVVLAVLAALVLLVQVVRHERDGIVARQPNLRPALSALCQYTGCELAALRQIGDIVIEGAAFAREKSGGNDYRLSFTLRNAATVPLAMPAIELSLLDTQEQAVVRRVLTPTDYGAPGVLAARADRAASLPLTLSANEAAALPPIAGYRVEAFYP
- a CDS encoding TlpA family protein disulfide reductase; this encodes MTSTPTRRGMLYAGVAAVAAAAGVAGAWWRERNDSGVAASGGEKLDAAMFWDQRFERPEGGELALTSLRGKPLLLNFWATWCPPCVEEMPMIDAFFREHGANGWQVVGLAIDQPSAVRKFLQRTPVTYPTALAGLQGMELVKNLGNTGGGLPFTLVLHGDGSVLARKMGKLETTDLDAWRRQLVHG
- the accC gene encoding acetyl-CoA carboxylase biotin carboxylase subunit, whose product is MFKKILVANRGEIALRIQRACSEMGIKAVMVYSEADRDAKYVKLAQEAVCIGPAPSGLSYLNMPAIISAAEVTDAEAIHPGYGFLSENANFAERVEQSGFQFIGPTPDNIRTMGDKVSAKQAMIKAGVPCVPGSEGELSDDAATNKRIARAIGYPVIIKAAGGGGGRGMRVVHTEAALVNAIQMTKAEAGAAFNNPAVYMEKFLQNPRHIEIQILADKHKNAVYLGERDCSMQRRHQKVIEESPAPGIPRKLIEKIGERCAAACKKIGYRGAGTFEFLYENGEFYFIEMNTRVQVEHPVTEFTTGIDIVKTQIMVAAGEKLPFTQRQIEMRGHAIEVRINAEDPWKFTPSPGRITMWHPPGGPGVRVDSHVYTNYFVPPNYDSMIGKIIVYGDTREQAMARMRTALNETVIEGIQTNMPLHRELMVDAKFMSGGTNIHYLEEWLAAHKR
- the prmA gene encoding 50S ribosomal protein L11 methyltransferase — its product is MFELRLMAPEDRVEWLGDALDALDALSVSVEDADAQTDAEQALFGEPGMPPPKEGWQRSRVIALFPDEAAANEAASVLALQDLFGGCAVLGVGPVPDQDWVRLTQSQFAPVEITPEFWIVPTWHEPPAQAKQVIRLDPGLAFGTGTHPTTRMCLRWIATQGEGAFADQRVLDYGCGSGILAIGAAKFGARTIDAVDIDEAAVSSTRLNAEANSVQLNAGLPEAAQGEYQTVLANILATPLKVLAPLLRSHVATGGSLVLAGILERQADELKAAYAPYAALEVSDTEDGWILMTARC
- the accB gene encoding acetyl-CoA carboxylase biotin carboxyl carrier protein; protein product: MDLRKLKTLIDLVSESNISELEITETEGKVRIVKGGGAAPVQYVQTLAAAPAVAAPAVAGAAPAAAAPAVEAAPSGHAVKSPMVGTFYRSSSPGAAAFVEVGSKVNEGDTVCIIEAMKILNEIEADKSGTITQILGENGQAVEYGQPLFIIE